A section of the Diabrotica virgifera virgifera chromosome 8, PGI_DIABVI_V3a genome encodes:
- the LOC126890342 gene encoding uncharacterized protein LOC126890342 → MHSVIQPLECAVKKLDCANKGISIDGKQLKNFRFADDIVIIADDINEANEMLTELAKAAEEVGLQINKDKTKIMTWKIKELTRKPEYKQNIGVDEKRDIEMDTENKLMVWTNYIEQLFNDNRDTIDNEYFVEETGPEIT, encoded by the exons atgcatagtgtcatacagcctttagaaTGCGCGGTTAAAAAACTGGACTGCGCCAACAAGGGAATAAGCATAGACGGAAAGCAACTCAAAAATTTCCGGTTCGCTGATGATATTGTCATAATCGCTGACGACATCAACGAAGCAAACGAAATGCTCACAGAGCTTGCAAAAGCAGCTGAAGAGGTTGGTTTGCAAATAAACAAAgataaaaccaaaataatgactTG gaaaataaaagaattaaCTAGAAAACCAGAATACAAACAAAATATAGGAGTTGATGAAAAGCGAGACATAGAAATGGATACAGAAAACAAATTGATGGTATGGACAAACTATATAGAACAGCTGTTTAACGACAACCGAGACACAATAGATAACGAATATTTCGTTGAAGAGACTGGACCAGAAATAACATAA